One region of Aminobacterium colombiense DSM 12261 genomic DNA includes:
- the iorA gene encoding indolepyruvate ferredoxin oxidoreductase subunit alpha, whose amino-acid sequence MEVACTVSTKAILLGNEAIARGIVEAGCGVATAYPGTPSSEILPAVAKFADELGTSTAVEWGVNEKVAFEMAASAAFSGVRSCAIMKQVGLNVAADPFMSAAHFDMKGGMLLVVADDPGPHSSQTEQDSRFFAYFAKVPCFDPATAAEAKEMVFDAFDLSEKYHIITILRPSVRVDHCRQDVDLNEVIKLDREIRFEKDPARWVCLPASVRINHPKLNQKNDEIREDFETKYSKYNYEVPAKGRAKLGIIASGVSFSIVVDILKAMGRDDVSVLKIGTPVPLPIKMVSDFIDRHSNVLVLEETYPVVEMQLLDRTKVKGRWNGYVPRAGELLPEVIEEIILKSLGEEKQIGADSDLKAALEDLKITPRKPMLCPGCPHRASVFAIRQAIPSAINPSDIGCYTLSVNQKGADAVMDMGASVTMASGLYLAHKVAGKEQPIVSTIGDSTFFHMGIPGLVSAVYNKHAFVLCILDNRTTAMTGAQSNPSVGEKLRKGDEGRVVEIDSVVSGCGVNYVKTLEAYDVEEGKKLVKDAWEYAKAHQEPAVLIFKHPCMLLREKQDKIPMKVDPEKCIGCKFCINFFNCPGLVFDEAGKKAYIDERFCVSCGVCSKVCPHGAIVAMEEV is encoded by the coding sequence ATGGAGGTGGCATGTACTGTGAGCACAAAAGCAATACTCTTGGGCAATGAAGCTATAGCTCGCGGTATTGTGGAAGCCGGCTGTGGAGTGGCTACGGCTTATCCAGGAACTCCCTCTTCGGAGATTCTGCCAGCAGTAGCCAAATTTGCAGACGAACTGGGGACTTCCACTGCTGTTGAGTGGGGCGTTAATGAAAAAGTAGCTTTTGAAATGGCGGCATCAGCTGCTTTTTCAGGAGTGCGGTCTTGTGCGATTATGAAGCAGGTGGGCCTTAATGTTGCGGCTGACCCTTTTATGAGCGCAGCCCATTTTGATATGAAAGGCGGAATGTTGCTGGTTGTGGCTGACGATCCGGGCCCCCACAGTTCTCAAACTGAGCAGGACAGTCGGTTTTTTGCATATTTTGCAAAAGTGCCTTGTTTTGACCCTGCTACAGCAGCTGAGGCCAAAGAGATGGTTTTCGATGCATTCGATCTTTCTGAAAAGTACCATATCATCACAATACTCAGGCCGAGCGTTCGTGTAGACCACTGCCGGCAGGATGTAGATCTCAACGAAGTAATCAAGCTTGATAGAGAAATACGGTTCGAAAAAGATCCTGCCCGGTGGGTCTGCCTTCCTGCGAGCGTGCGTATAAATCACCCTAAATTGAATCAGAAGAACGATGAAATCCGGGAAGACTTTGAAACAAAGTATAGCAAATACAATTATGAAGTTCCTGCGAAAGGAAGGGCGAAGCTCGGCATTATCGCTTCTGGCGTTTCCTTTTCTATTGTTGTTGATATTCTTAAAGCAATGGGAAGAGATGACGTTTCTGTATTAAAAATAGGGACTCCCGTTCCTCTCCCTATTAAGATGGTTTCTGATTTCATTGATCGCCATAGCAATGTTCTCGTTCTTGAAGAAACCTACCCGGTTGTGGAGATGCAGCTTCTTGATCGCACGAAGGTTAAAGGCCGATGGAACGGGTATGTGCCGAGAGCAGGAGAGCTTCTGCCGGAAGTAATAGAAGAAATTATTCTTAAATCTCTTGGAGAAGAAAAACAGATAGGTGCCGACAGTGATTTAAAGGCTGCTCTAGAGGATCTTAAAATAACGCCGAGGAAACCGATGCTCTGTCCCGGATGTCCCCATCGAGCGAGTGTCTTTGCTATTCGTCAGGCCATTCCCAGTGCCATCAATCCTTCAGATATTGGCTGCTATACCCTTTCAGTTAACCAGAAAGGGGCAGATGCAGTTATGGATATGGGTGCTTCTGTGACTATGGCGTCGGGACTCTATCTTGCTCATAAGGTGGCAGGTAAAGAACAGCCCATCGTTTCTACCATTGGGGATTCGACCTTTTTCCATATGGGTATTCCTGGGCTTGTCAGTGCCGTTTACAACAAACATGCCTTTGTATTGTGCATCCTCGATAACAGGACCACGGCTATGACAGGAGCTCAGTCTAACCCATCTGTGGGTGAAAAGCTCCGAAAGGGGGACGAGGGCAGGGTTGTAGAAATAGATTCGGTTGTAAGCGGGTGTGGCGTGAATTACGTTAAAACCCTTGAAGCCTATGATGTAGAGGAAGGGAAAAAACTTGTAAAAGATGCGTGGGAGTATGCTAAAGCCCACCAGGAACCAGCGGTGCTTATATTCAAACACCCCTGTATGCTACTGCGGGAAAAACAGGATAAGATTCCTATGAAGGTCGATCCTGAAAAGTGTATTGGATGTAAGTTCTGTATTAATTTCTTTAATTGCCCTGGGCTTGTATTCGATGAAGCCGGTAAGAAGGCATACATCGATGAACGGTTCTGTGTCTCTTGTGGCGTTTGCTCGAAGGTGTGTCCACACGGGGCCATAGTTGCTATGGAGGAGGTGTAG
- a CDS encoding acyl-CoA thioesterase, giving the protein MSQEVTISLRVRYSETDQMGIVYYANYLTWFEVGRTEYCRILGTPYSHWEKEGILLPVVEASCRYKASARYDDRINITTWVDELKVSSIRFSYRVTREGDGRLLAEGATRHAFINKEGKLLRAKHPFYTMIQSFMDEK; this is encoded by the coding sequence TTGTCTCAGGAAGTCACCATTTCTTTACGAGTCCGTTATAGTGAAACAGATCAAATGGGAATTGTGTATTACGCCAACTATCTGACCTGGTTTGAAGTTGGGCGAACCGAGTATTGCCGTATTCTTGGCACCCCTTACTCTCATTGGGAAAAAGAAGGGATTCTTTTGCCTGTGGTAGAAGCTTCCTGCCGCTATAAGGCCTCTGCCCGTTACGATGACCGTATCAATATCACTACATGGGTCGATGAGCTTAAGGTGTCCAGCATACGTTTTAGCTATCGAGTTACGAGGGAAGGAGATGGAAGATTGTTGGCTGAGGGTGCTACTCGTCATGCTTTTATTAATAAAGAGGGGAAACTGCTTAGGGCAAAGCATCCATTTTACACCATGATCCAATCATTTATGGATGAAAAATAA
- a CDS encoding CoA-binding protein, with translation MDIVRMYLCKPSAIAIIGASLKENRIVYKVMKYLQAAGHRLYPVNPAYKGQMILDCPCAGSVSDLSEPIDIVVFFLSPSLQQPIAEELEGKKEHPVVWFQPGTENAALELWLKDKGFSVVNHDCIMAAHIKHCKFTL, from the coding sequence ATGGACATAGTAAGGATGTATCTTTGTAAGCCATCTGCTATTGCGATTATAGGAGCCTCCCTGAAGGAAAATAGAATTGTGTATAAGGTTATGAAATATCTCCAGGCAGCTGGACATAGACTTTATCCAGTGAATCCAGCATACAAAGGCCAGATGATACTCGATTGCCCCTGTGCAGGTTCTGTTTCAGATTTATCAGAACCCATTGATATAGTTGTTTTTTTCCTCTCTCCTTCTTTGCAGCAGCCTATAGCTGAAGAACTGGAAGGAAAGAAAGAACACCCCGTTGTCTGGTTTCAGCCAGGAACAGAAAATGCAGCCTTGGAATTATGGCTCAAAGACAAGGGGTTTTCTGTTGTGAACCATGATTGCATAATGGCCGCCCATATCAAGCATTGTAAATTTACTTTGTAA
- a CDS encoding magnesium transporter, with protein sequence MLLNSQLVNDHITFETAAQHAFMQVPIVLPNQNAGEVRQMMAGRQYEIASHVVVCGEKGLFLGVIRIEDLFAAQCETLMGEIMDRKAPVVAPGVDQEVAAWKAVQSKESALSVVDQNGLFVGIIPPHRLLAVLLAEHEEDLSRLGGFTRSTEEARSTSEEPVQRRFQHRVPWLLVGLGGALLAADFVGWFEVQLQQNVMLAFFIPSIVYLADAVGTQTETVVVRGLSVGVEMKRMVMRELLAGLAIGLALAAVAGPLVWWRWGIPSIALCVGLSVFAACSTATLAAMMLPCLLNTLSLDPAFGSGPLATVVQDLLSILSYFCIATALLR encoded by the coding sequence ATGTTATTAAATTCCCAGCTTGTTAACGATCATATAACCTTTGAAACCGCTGCCCAGCATGCTTTCATGCAAGTACCGATTGTGTTGCCCAATCAGAATGCTGGTGAAGTACGCCAGATGATGGCAGGGCGGCAGTATGAGATAGCTAGCCATGTAGTAGTCTGTGGTGAAAAAGGTCTATTCCTTGGTGTTATCAGGATAGAGGACCTATTTGCCGCTCAATGCGAAACTCTCATGGGGGAAATTATGGATCGGAAGGCGCCGGTTGTCGCTCCCGGAGTAGACCAGGAGGTTGCCGCATGGAAAGCTGTCCAGAGCAAGGAGTCTGCCCTCTCGGTTGTAGACCAGAATGGGCTTTTTGTTGGCATTATCCCCCCTCACCGACTTCTTGCTGTTCTGCTAGCAGAACATGAGGAAGACCTATCGCGCTTGGGAGGTTTCACAAGGAGTACTGAAGAGGCTCGCTCCACTAGTGAAGAACCGGTGCAGCGCCGATTTCAGCATCGTGTTCCATGGCTTCTGGTTGGCCTCGGAGGGGCACTGCTTGCGGCAGATTTTGTTGGCTGGTTCGAGGTACAGCTTCAGCAGAATGTAATGCTTGCTTTTTTCATCCCGAGCATTGTTTATCTGGCGGATGCAGTGGGTACTCAAACTGAAACCGTTGTAGTACGGGGGCTTTCGGTAGGTGTTGAAATGAAAAGAATGGTAATGAGAGAACTATTGGCAGGGCTGGCGATTGGTTTGGCTCTGGCCGCGGTAGCGGGTCCATTGGTGTGGTGGCGTTGGGGAATCCCTAGCATTGCTTTATGCGTAGGATTATCGGTTTTCGCCGCCTGTTCCACAGCCACATTGGCAGCTATGATGCTTCCATGCTTGCTGAACACCCTCTCTCTTGACCCTGCCTTTGGAAGCGGGCCTTTGGCAACTGTAGTTCAGGATCTCTTATCTATTCTGAGCTACTTTTGCATTGCGACAGCGCTCTTGAGATAA
- a CDS encoding ornithine cyclodeaminase family protein, translating to MTNKLEILFLSDKQVNELAANNMSEVMHDMERVLSLFDSGDAMCPDKAVMPWGKTIEDENTLGRLNAMPGYIGGEYDMAGIKWIGSSPQNYKIGLPRATVLVILNDPITKIPVAISDGTTVSAKRTGAVGGIAVKYLSVKNATTMTIFGAGAQSRTQLEAALLARPSIKTVYINDVMFERAETFANEMSEKYGVAVTAVKEPGEYCKKSDIIITVTIASEPIVHADWIKKGALMMNMADYEFTDDCVRLADKIVVDNWKNIKHRKISTVALMYDRGLITDGDITAQIGEIINGKKPGRENNNETIYFNAVGMGIEDIAVVTRAYRKALEQGVGTKVPYWE from the coding sequence ATGACCAACAAACTTGAGATACTTTTTTTGAGCGATAAACAAGTAAATGAACTCGCAGCAAACAACATGTCAGAAGTAATGCATGATATGGAAAGAGTTCTTTCTCTCTTTGACAGCGGAGATGCGATGTGCCCTGACAAAGCCGTGATGCCATGGGGAAAGACCATTGAGGATGAAAACACTCTAGGCAGACTTAATGCTATGCCTGGATATATAGGCGGCGAGTATGATATGGCTGGCATCAAATGGATTGGAAGCAGCCCTCAGAATTACAAGATCGGACTGCCAAGAGCAACGGTTCTTGTAATATTGAATGATCCTATCACCAAGATTCCCGTCGCTATTTCTGACGGCACCACAGTCAGCGCGAAACGAACAGGTGCTGTTGGCGGAATTGCCGTAAAATATCTTTCGGTTAAAAATGCGACCACAATGACCATATTCGGTGCCGGCGCACAGAGCAGAACACAGCTCGAGGCGGCATTGCTGGCTCGTCCTTCCATTAAAACCGTCTATATCAATGACGTCATGTTTGAGCGCGCAGAGACCTTTGCCAACGAGATGAGCGAAAAATACGGTGTGGCAGTTACCGCGGTAAAGGAACCTGGGGAATACTGTAAAAAGAGCGACATTATCATTACGGTCACCATCGCCTCTGAGCCCATCGTTCATGCAGACTGGATCAAGAAAGGCGCACTGATGATGAACATGGCCGACTACGAGTTTACCGATGACTGCGTAAGGCTGGCAGATAAAATCGTCGTGGATAACTGGAAGAACATAAAACATCGGAAGATCAGTACTGTCGCCCTTATGTACGACAGGGGGCTCATAACCGATGGAGATATAACTGCACAAATCGGAGAGATTATTAACGGTAAAAAGCCTGGGCGCGAAAACAATAATGAAACCATCTATTTCAACGCAGTGGGTATGGGAATAGAGGACATAGCCGTAGTTACCCGTGCATACAGAAAGGCTCTGGAGCAAGGTGTTGGCACGAAGGTTCCTTATTGGGAATAG
- the lepB gene encoding signal peptidase I, with the protein MAVKPWWREALETVLWAVALALVLRTFVVQSYWIPSGSMIPTLQIRDRVMAAKFWYRFSEPQRGQIVVFKFPDDPKKDFVKRIIGLPGETVEIRNGAVYVNGENLNEPYVRNHDSMSMEPTIVPEKHYFMLGDNRPNSWDGRFWDHRFVSRDELRGPAFFRFWPLSRIGIPK; encoded by the coding sequence ATGGCTGTAAAACCCTGGTGGCGCGAGGCCCTCGAAACAGTACTCTGGGCCGTAGCTCTTGCGCTTGTTCTTCGTACCTTTGTCGTTCAATCATACTGGATCCCGAGTGGATCTATGATTCCCACTCTGCAGATACGTGATCGTGTTATGGCTGCAAAGTTCTGGTATCGGTTTTCTGAACCTCAACGGGGCCAAATCGTTGTCTTTAAATTTCCTGATGACCCTAAAAAAGATTTTGTAAAACGGATAATTGGATTGCCAGGGGAAACGGTGGAGATTCGAAATGGGGCAGTGTATGTTAATGGAGAAAATCTTAATGAACCCTATGTGAGGAATCATGATTCAATGTCGATGGAACCAACGATTGTTCCTGAAAAACATTACTTTATGCTTGGAGACAACAGGCCCAACTCATGGGATGGACGTTTCTGGGACCACCGTTTTGTTTCCAGGGATGAACTGAGGGGCCCTGCATTTTTCCGCTTCTGGCCTTTATCTAGAATAGGAATTCCCAAGTAG
- a CDS encoding formate--tetrahydrofolate ligase, whose translation MMLSDIEIARSAKMKPIVEVAAQLGIDEEELELYGKYKAKVTYGLWNRIKDRPDGKLVLVTAITPTPAGEGKTTTTVGLAQGLAKLGKKVSIALREPSLGPSFGVKGGAAGGGYSQVVPMEDINLHFTGDLHAITTAHNLLAALLDNHLHQGNPLNIDPRRVVFRRVIDLNERALRYVNVGLGGKTNGVPRESGFDITVASEVMAILCLSESIKELKERLAQIVVAYTYDGTAVTAGDLNAQGSMAVVLKDALKPNLVQTLEHVPAFVHGGPFANIAHGCNSIQATKYGLKLSDYFITEAGFGADLGAEKFFDIKCREGNLHPSAVVIVATVRALKMHGGVAKSELTGENLEALSKGIPNLEKHIENMQGFGVPVVVAINRFPTDTEAELKLVHERCAAFGVPVALSEIWAKGGEGGIELAERILEAVEKPNSFHPLYDVAQSPKEKIEKIAKEIYGAKGVTYTAQAEKDLEEIHRLGKDNLVICMAKTQASISDNPALIGRPEGFELTVREVRLSAGAGFIIAITGSIMTMPGLPKVPAAMKIDVDNDGNITGLF comes from the coding sequence ATGATGCTGAGCGATATTGAAATTGCGCGAAGTGCCAAAATGAAGCCCATCGTTGAGGTGGCCGCGCAGCTGGGAATTGACGAAGAAGAACTGGAGCTTTATGGGAAATATAAGGCTAAGGTAACCTATGGCCTTTGGAATCGGATCAAGGATCGTCCCGATGGCAAACTTGTGCTGGTTACTGCTATTACGCCGACGCCAGCTGGTGAAGGCAAGACTACTACTACAGTAGGATTGGCTCAGGGACTTGCGAAGCTAGGGAAAAAAGTGAGCATCGCCCTTCGGGAGCCCTCACTTGGCCCAAGCTTTGGAGTGAAGGGAGGAGCGGCAGGCGGAGGCTACTCTCAGGTTGTTCCCATGGAAGACATCAACCTTCACTTCACTGGCGACCTTCATGCCATAACGACAGCTCACAACTTGCTAGCAGCCTTGCTTGATAACCATTTGCATCAGGGCAACCCATTGAACATCGACCCGCGCCGAGTTGTTTTCCGCAGAGTTATTGACCTCAATGAACGGGCCCTTCGTTATGTCAATGTTGGTCTGGGCGGCAAAACAAACGGAGTTCCCCGTGAGTCAGGTTTTGATATCACAGTGGCTTCGGAAGTTATGGCTATACTGTGTCTCTCTGAGAGTATTAAAGAACTGAAAGAGCGGCTTGCCCAAATTGTTGTGGCCTATACCTATGATGGCACGGCCGTTACCGCTGGAGATCTGAATGCACAGGGATCTATGGCAGTGGTGCTGAAAGATGCATTGAAGCCCAACCTTGTGCAGACCCTTGAGCACGTTCCGGCCTTTGTCCACGGTGGCCCTTTTGCCAATATTGCCCATGGATGCAACAGCATTCAGGCAACAAAGTATGGGCTTAAACTTTCTGATTATTTTATTACAGAAGCGGGTTTTGGAGCCGACCTCGGCGCAGAGAAGTTTTTTGACATTAAATGCCGTGAGGGAAACCTTCATCCCTCAGCTGTAGTCATAGTGGCCACGGTCCGTGCGCTGAAGATGCACGGCGGAGTAGCGAAGAGCGAACTTACCGGAGAAAACCTTGAGGCACTGTCCAAGGGTATTCCTAACCTTGAGAAGCACATCGAAAACATGCAAGGGTTTGGAGTTCCGGTCGTTGTGGCCATTAACCGTTTCCCCACCGATACAGAAGCTGAACTGAAGCTTGTTCACGAGCGCTGTGCTGCTTTCGGTGTCCCAGTAGCTCTTTCAGAGATCTGGGCAAAGGGAGGCGAAGGCGGAATAGAACTTGCAGAGCGGATTCTTGAAGCGGTAGAGAAACCCAATTCTTTCCACCCGCTTTACGACGTGGCCCAGAGTCCGAAAGAAAAGATCGAAAAAATTGCTAAGGAAATTTACGGAGCGAAGGGTGTCACCTATACAGCTCAGGCGGAAAAGGATCTTGAAGAGATTCACCGACTTGGAAAAGACAATCTTGTAATATGTATGGCGAAAACCCAGGCCTCTATTTCTGACAATCCGGCCCTCATCGGGCGTCCGGAAGGATTCGAACTGACTGTCCGCGAAGTACGACTGTCAGCAGGTGCGGGATTCATTATTGCCATAACCGGATCAATAATGACGATGCCCGGTCTTCCCAAGGTTCCTGCTGCGATGAAGATCGACGTAGATAACGACGGTAATATTACTGGACTATTCTAA
- a CDS encoding cyclodeaminase/cyclohydrolase family protein, translated as MLVEMNLQAFVKELASDSPAPGGGSVAALSGALGAGLISMVCNLTIGKEGYEAYESDMVEVRAKSESLYASLLERIDNDTEAFNKVMAAFKMKKETDEDKAARKAAIQNAFKGACDSPFSIAEECLAVIRLADSIVDKGNINAVSDMGVAAAQALAGLEGAVMNVRINLPSIKDEAYVEEKKAAVQKMLDEGMSLRQAVQEKVDAKL; from the coding sequence ATGTTGGTAGAAATGAATTTACAGGCTTTTGTAAAAGAATTAGCATCTGATTCGCCGGCTCCAGGCGGCGGAAGTGTTGCCGCTCTCTCAGGAGCTTTAGGAGCAGGCCTTATCTCTATGGTTTGTAATTTGACCATTGGTAAGGAAGGATACGAAGCCTATGAATCGGATATGGTTGAGGTGCGGGCAAAGTCAGAGAGCCTCTATGCCAGCTTGCTTGAAAGAATTGATAACGATACAGAAGCCTTCAACAAAGTAATGGCTGCCTTTAAGATGAAAAAAGAGACAGATGAAGATAAAGCTGCTCGAAAGGCTGCCATTCAGAACGCTTTTAAAGGAGCTTGTGATTCTCCTTTTTCTATCGCTGAAGAGTGTCTTGCCGTGATCCGCCTGGCTGATAGTATTGTGGATAAAGGCAATATCAACGCCGTGAGCGACATGGGAGTAGCAGCAGCTCAGGCCCTTGCAGGCCTTGAAGGTGCTGTTATGAATGTGCGGATAAACCTTCCTTCCATCAAAGATGAAGCGTATGTGGAAGAAAAAAAGGCTGCCGTTCAGAAAATGCTTGATGAAGGCATGAGCCTTCGCCAGGCAGTCCAAGAAAAAGTAGACGCCAAGTTATAA
- the ftcD gene encoding glutamate formimidoyltransferase has translation MAKKQYVHAVPNFSNGRDKEVYEAVVDQIRNAKGVKLIGYFPDADFNRTVIECLGEPGPLKEALLNMAAKSYELIDMEKQEGKHPRIGAQDTIPIFPLHNITLEECTALAEEIGKEVWERFQVPVYFSGENARTPERRELAYIRKGQYEGLKEVAHTPERCPDLGPAKLHPTAGATIVSAAPRNLVAVNMILNTTDLEIGKKIAKMLRGPSGGFSTIRAVAFKPDGYDNVAVSMNMFDYVNTPVYRAFQVIENEAKRYGLCIIGTQFCGTLPQEALLNCAHYFLRVVDFDPNQILENNILALDDGE, from the coding sequence TTGGCAAAGAAGCAGTATGTACATGCAGTACCTAATTTTAGCAACGGGAGAGACAAGGAGGTTTACGAGGCCGTTGTTGATCAGATTCGCAACGCGAAAGGCGTAAAACTCATAGGCTATTTTCCTGATGCTGACTTTAATAGAACAGTTATTGAGTGCCTTGGAGAGCCAGGGCCTTTGAAAGAAGCGCTTTTAAATATGGCCGCAAAATCCTACGAGCTTATCGATATGGAGAAACAGGAAGGGAAACACCCTCGTATCGGTGCTCAGGATACAATTCCTATTTTCCCTCTTCATAACATTACCCTTGAGGAGTGCACGGCTCTCGCAGAAGAAATTGGCAAGGAAGTTTGGGAGAGATTTCAGGTGCCTGTCTATTTTAGCGGCGAGAATGCCAGAACACCAGAGCGCAGAGAGCTTGCCTACATCCGTAAGGGGCAGTATGAGGGATTGAAAGAGGTTGCCCATACTCCTGAGCGTTGCCCAGACCTTGGTCCTGCAAAACTTCATCCAACAGCAGGTGCTACTATCGTAAGTGCCGCACCTCGCAATCTTGTGGCTGTTAATATGATTTTAAATACAACGGACTTGGAAATTGGCAAGAAAATTGCTAAAATGCTGAGGGGGCCAAGTGGCGGCTTCAGTACAATCCGTGCCGTTGCCTTCAAACCTGATGGTTATGATAATGTCGCGGTTTCCATGAACATGTTTGATTATGTCAACACTCCAGTCTACCGGGCCTTCCAGGTTATTGAAAATGAGGCTAAAAGATATGGACTGTGCATAATTGGAACTCAGTTCTGTGGTACACTTCCTCAGGAAGCCCTTTTGAACTGTGCTCATTATTTCCTTCGAGTTGTAGATTTTGATCCGAACCAGATTTTAGAGAACAATATCCTTGCTCTTGATGATGGGGAGTAG
- a CDS encoding DctP family TRAP transporter solute-binding subunit, protein MRKLRVLALVFAFVFALSGAAVAAEYNWRLACEEIAGSVADLYANEFARLLAEKSNGRIHLDVYPSGTLGTPTEMFELCLNGAIEFGLVGPGQCGAIVPENQIFALQFLFSDDDMLNEKVLASSKALNVDLAAKYEAKGLKVLSYFSEGAMYWSSNKPLLTPEDFAGFKIRVMPSEMLVETYKAYGANPTPLSFTELYSSLQLNMVEGQENAPYIIQEMKFMEVQKYLVASKHNYYIMHNLANADFYNGLPEDIKAIVEECVAELRPYVYKVQQELNDQRLDMMVKAFKPGQELLVLDQEQRMRFREIAKKADETYFKLSGDPEFAKNLLETFRAEMASAEKELAGK, encoded by the coding sequence ATGAGGAAATTACGTGTTTTAGCTCTGGTTTTTGCATTTGTTTTCGCGCTCTCTGGTGCGGCTGTAGCAGCCGAGTACAACTGGCGTCTCGCCTGTGAGGAAATTGCAGGAAGTGTTGCTGATCTTTATGCAAACGAGTTTGCCCGTCTTCTCGCTGAGAAATCTAATGGAAGGATTCACCTTGATGTGTACCCTTCAGGTACCCTGGGGACTCCTACAGAAATGTTCGAGCTCTGCCTGAACGGCGCTATTGAATTCGGACTTGTTGGCCCTGGGCAGTGCGGCGCTATTGTTCCAGAAAACCAGATCTTCGCTCTTCAGTTTCTTTTCTCCGATGACGATATGCTCAACGAGAAGGTACTTGCGTCAAGCAAAGCGTTGAATGTCGATCTTGCGGCCAAATATGAAGCAAAGGGGCTCAAAGTACTCTCTTACTTCAGCGAAGGTGCTATGTACTGGTCTTCCAACAAACCCCTCCTTACTCCAGAAGATTTTGCCGGTTTCAAAATTAGGGTTATGCCTTCCGAAATGCTTGTAGAAACTTACAAAGCCTATGGTGCTAACCCAACACCTCTTTCCTTTACAGAACTGTACAGCTCTCTTCAGCTTAATATGGTTGAAGGACAGGAAAATGCTCCTTACATCATTCAGGAAATGAAATTTATGGAAGTCCAGAAATATCTTGTTGCTTCCAAACATAATTACTACATTATGCACAACCTTGCTAATGCCGATTTCTACAACGGCCTGCCCGAAGATATCAAGGCGATTGTAGAAGAGTGCGTTGCCGAGCTTCGTCCCTACGTCTACAAAGTTCAGCAGGAACTCAACGACCAACGTCTCGACATGATGGTCAAAGCCTTTAAGCCTGGCCAGGAGCTTCTTGTTCTTGATCAGGAACAGAGAATGCGCTTCCGTGAAATAGCTAAAAAGGCAGACGAAACGTACTTTAAACTTTCTGGCGACCCCGAGTTTGCGAAAAACCTTCTTGAAACTTTCCGCGCGGAGATGGCTTCGGCAGAAAAGGAACTGGCAGGGAAATAA